Below is a genomic region from Pantanalinema sp..
CCTCGGCGAGGCCTGTCGGTCCCGGCCCGCCATCCACCGTCTCGCGATCCTTTACCTGGCACTGCTCGCTCTCCACTTCGGCGATCGCGCCCAGGGCGAGGCCCTCTACGAGGCGCAAGCGGCCGAGGCTGCTCTCCTGGATCGGAGCTGGTCCCAGTGGCAGCTTCTCCTGCAGGAGGGCGATTGCCTCGTCTTGCTGGGCGACCACGACCAGGCCGAGGCCAAGTACCGGGAGGTCCTCGCCATCCTGAGCGCCGGTGGCGGCGCCAAGCGCCTCGACCTGGACAGCATCCTCTGCCGAATGGCGATCCTCCACCGCCGCCGCGGCGCGCCGCGCGCGGCGCTCGCCCTCCACGTCCAGACCGCTCGGAGCGCAGGACCCTGGTCCTACCATCGCGCGTACTTCCTCACGCAGTGGGGCCTGACCCTGCTCACGGCGAAATCGGAGGCCGAGGCCCTCGCGAAACTCGAGGCGGCCCATGCCGAGCTTTCGGGGCGCCCGGCGCGCCTGCTCGAACTCGACGTCCTCCTCCCGCTGGCGCTGGCCTTCGAGCGCACCGGTCAGAAGGAGAGGGCGGGCCAGGCGCTCGCCGCGGCCGTCGCCCTCATGCGTGAGCTGGGGGTGCTCTACGCGCCGCTCGCCCTGCCCGAGATCAGCGAGGCCCTGTGGGGCCTGCTCCTGGCGCACGGCCACCACGACCTGGTCGCCGAGATCGCGTCGCTGTTCCCGGACGAGGCGAGCGTCGTCCATGAAGCCCTGGTTCGCAATCTTGGGGCGGGCGGGTTGCTCGTGCCCCCCCTGCCGCCGCCGGCCCTTCGGATCCGCTGCTTCGGGAGCCTCGAGGTCCTTGTCGGCGACCTTCCTCCCATCCACTGGCCCCGCAAGAAGGCCAAGGTCCTGCTCGCTTTGCTGCTCTTCGCCCCCGAGGGCCTCAGCCGCGAGGCGCTGTGCGAGCTGCTCATCGATCCCAGCAGCGCCGAGCCCGAGCGCCACCTGCACGACCTCTCGAGCGCCCTGCGCAAGGCCCTCGAGCCCTCGCTCGCGCACCGGCACCCCTCGCGCTACCTGACGTTCAGGGATGGCTGGTACCGCCTCTCGCTGAAAGGTGCCTGGCTGGACGTCGCCGAGTTCGAGCGGGCCTACGCGCAAGGCAAGCGCGCCTGGGACGCGGGCGATCGCGATGCGGCCGTCGCCTCGTTCGAGGCTGCCATGCGGCTCTACCGCGCCGATCTGCTGAGCGAGACGGTCCTCCTGGGGTGGTTCGAGGCCGAGCGGCAGCACTACCGGGCGCTCGCCCTCGAGATGCTCGATCTGCTCTCGGCCCATCACCTTGCGGCCGAGCATCTCGAGCGGGGCCGGGCCTTCACCGAGCGCCTCCTGCAGCTCGACCCGACCTGCGAGGAGGCCCACCGCCGCCTCATGGCGCTCTACGGCCGTTTCGGCCAGCGCGAACTGGTGCGGCGGCAGTACGAGCAGTGCGCCCGGGCGCTCAGCGAGGCCTTCGGCGCAGCCCCCACCGACGAGACCCGGAAATTGCGCGATCGCCTCGTCCAGGCTTGAAGGCATCCCTGTTGCGAGTGAAATGCGGGTGGGTGCGTCTACGTTAGGGGGTGGTGTACTTACCATCCGTGCGTTGGCGGGCCTCTCTCCCTGCAAAGGACGCTTCTCATGCCCACTTCCACTCACCCGCAGCCGATCGTGAGCCGCCTTGCCCTCGCGCCCCGCCTCGCGCTGCTCCTGTCCGCCCTGTTGCTCCTCGGGGGCTGCCCGGGCGGCGACGACCTCGAGGGGACCGGCCTGGTTGCGCCCGGAAGCCCGGCCCCTGGCTCGACCACCAGCAACGGGCACATCGGCGGCGGCGTCGCCACCGGCTCGAACGACGCCACGCCCGTCCCCACTCCCACCCCGACCCCCGAGCAAACCACCCCGCCCGCGACCCCCAAGCCGACGGCGCCGCCCAAGGTGGCCATTGCGTCGGTCCAGGTCTCAGCCACCTACCTCCTGCTGTATCCCGTTCCCCAGGATCCCGCCAAGGGCCTCGGTTACCCGAGCGAGCAGGCCTTGTCCGGCGTGGCCCAGCGGGCGGATGGCTTCCAGGCCCCCGTCCGCTGGATCGTCAGCGAGCACCTGACCTACAGCGACGGCAAGGTCTCCACCAAGCCCACCACTCCGGCCGGCATCCACTACCTTCGCTGCGAGGCCGTCGACGACCCCAACGTCTTCCGAGACGTGGCCGTCGAGGTCCGTACGACCAGCAGCCTCGACGTGATCGTGCAGTAAGGGGCCAATCACCATGAACCGACTCCTCCCGTTCCTCGCGGCCAGCGGCCTCCTCATCGGTTGCCAGGCCCTCACCCCGCCCTCGGCGCAGGCCCCCGAGTTGCAGCAAGGGGCAACTGGCGCCCCCGGCGTCCTCAGTGTGGCGGTCCGCTGGCCCCT
It encodes:
- a CDS encoding BTAD domain-containing putative transcriptional regulator, which translates into the protein MTPDASPPEHMPSLLPRPCIAARAHATGICTWILLAGPGWGKTCAARLIADALGLPQHWLDAGPGALARLNRTLAPGVAAAPEVLARLLSDRLRERFPNGVTVVFDRAEEGLFAPAFVRFMQAWFARVRLPIRTVVTSRRCLPVRLARQILQGTAAYLDVEALRLSEDEVRTWLAAKPAALAQAKDLAGWPLGVGALAMSGDLPCNEHTLKGLVREELLGPLPADLREVALGLSLLASPTAEALPVLGKPPEGIEALRRWGLVAGEPLTWHPLARQLLRAEWHQTLPPSEKAEQAQRASRWLASRDPGQAVVLLSEAGDEEAAVAALFAHAPELRLSGRLDQLSRLLERFDSRRAHDPRLILVDGILLEAKGYSAEARARYRAAADRFERSGDRLGLLEALNQLMRLAFDRDDLEDFEALQATAGPLVPKGEVRHRVEYLNLLGSHRYVQGDEEAASRHYLEVLDLPHFGQFSVAATQQCAAINLGIIELNRGELAQATLHFRHALALGEACRSRPAIHRLAILYLALLALHFGDRAQGEALYEAQAAEAALLDRSWSQWQLLLQEGDCLVLLGDHDQAEAKYREVLAILSAGGGAKRLDLDSILCRMAILHRRRGAPRAALALHVQTARSAGPWSYHRAYFLTQWGLTLLTAKSEAEALAKLEAAHAELSGRPARLLELDVLLPLALAFERTGQKERAGQALAAAVALMRELGVLYAPLALPEISEALWGLLLAHGHHDLVAEIASLFPDEASVVHEALVRNLGAGGLLVPPLPPPALRIRCFGSLEVLVGDLPPIHWPRKKAKVLLALLLFAPEGLSREALCELLIDPSSAEPERHLHDLSSALRKALEPSLAHRHPSRYLTFRDGWYRLSLKGAWLDVAEFERAYAQGKRAWDAGDRDAAVASFEAAMRLYRADLLSETVLLGWFEAERQHYRALALEMLDLLSAHHLAAEHLERGRAFTERLLQLDPTCEEAHRRLMALYGRFGQRELVRRQYEQCARALSEAFGAAPTDETRKLRDRLVQA